One Oenanthe melanoleuca isolate GR-GAL-2019-014 chromosome 3, OMel1.0, whole genome shotgun sequence DNA segment encodes these proteins:
- the TMEM17 gene encoding transmembrane protein 17 has translation MARPEGPPTLPEPLRRRLVSFSSSMFSDRQRAALGDMSPAPPGFPGYRADCEILSSLPLQMSLYFNVYFFPFWWLITVAILYLKYPDLSDYYKFILVTIMILVSLTELIRLYLGYVGNLLEKVPELAGFWLLTLLPQLPVILFLLFNEGLKIHSLERALHIIFAAFLSFQVLAAFFTLRRMVNTLASRFRLTEFHRLEEQLPAPAVHSLAAGSSSRGWQGLPRGVRS, from the exons ATGGCGCGGCCCGAGGGGCCCCCGACGCTGCCGGAGCCGCTGCGGCGGCGGCTCGtctccttcagcagctccatgttCAGCGACAGACAGCGCGCCGCGCTCGGCGACATGTCCCCCGCCCCTCCGGGGTTCCCGGGCTACCGCGCAG ATTGTGAAATCCTTTCCAGTTTGCCACTGCAGATGTCCCTCTATTTcaatgtttatttctttccattttggtGGCTCATCACAGTTGCCATCCTCTACCTGAAg TATCCAGACTTATCAGATTATTACAAGTTCATCCTGGTCACCATCATGATCCTGGTCTCTCTGACAGAGCTTATTCGACTCTACCTGGGATATGTGGGCAATCTCCTGGAGAAA GTGCCTGAGCTGGCTGGGTTTTGGCTCCTGACTCTCCTCCCACAGTTGCCTGTAATTCTCTTCTTGCTGTTTAATGAAGGTCTGAAAATCCACTCTCTGGAGCGAGCCCTGCACATCATCTTTGCCGCCTTCCTCTCCTTCCAAGTGCTGGCGGCCTTTTTCACCCTGAGGAGGATGGTGAACACGCTGGCCTCTCGCTTCCGCCTGACGGAGTTCCACcgcctggaggagcagctccccgCGCCTGCCGTTCACAGCCTGGCCGCCGGGAGCAGCTCCCGGGGCTGGCAGGGTCTGCCCCGAGGGGTCAGGAGCTAG